Proteins from a single region of Chitinibacter bivalviorum:
- a CDS encoding GNAT family N-acetyltransferase: MNLVHCTYERHASAILAILNDAIIHSTALYDYQPRSIANMQTWFATKQAGDFPVIGLEDERGELMGFASYGAFRAFPAYKYTVEHAIYVAQSYRGRGLGEQLLRLLIEQAQAQGKHVLVGAIDADNAGSIALHQKLGFTHSGTLPQVGFKFGRWLDLVFYQLILATPEMPVDG; this comes from the coding sequence ATGAACCTAGTCCACTGCACTTATGAGCGTCACGCCAGCGCAATCTTGGCGATTCTGAATGACGCGATTATTCATTCCACTGCGCTCTACGATTACCAGCCTCGCAGCATCGCCAATATGCAAACGTGGTTTGCCACTAAGCAAGCGGGCGATTTTCCGGTGATTGGTTTGGAAGATGAACGCGGCGAGTTGATGGGCTTTGCCAGCTACGGTGCTTTTCGCGCTTTTCCAGCGTACAAATACACCGTCGAACACGCGATTTATGTCGCCCAAAGCTACCGTGGGCGCGGTCTGGGTGAGCAATTATTGCGATTGCTGATCGAACAAGCGCAGGCACAAGGCAAGCATGTGCTCGTTGGCGCGATCGATGCTGACAATGCCGGCAGCATCGCGCTGCATCAGAAATTGGGATTTACCCACTCGGGTACGCTGCCCCAAGTGGGTTTTAAATTCGGACGCTGGCTCGATCTGGTGTTCTACCAGCTCATTCTGGCCACACCCGAAATGCCGGTGGATGGTTAA
- a CDS encoding calcium:proton antiporter — translation MSQSTPVLPVWTIAAPIVACLLLAGQSFGLGGFYSILQIAGLLAAVLASVHHAEVVAHKVGEPYGTLVLAGAITAIEVALIVTLMLAGGEATSALARDTIFATVMIILNGIVGLCLLVGGNRYGEQRFGMLGVNAALSTLAAIVVLTLILPNFTTSVTGPMYSASQLGFVAVVSLILYGTFVFVQTVRHRDYFLPDESVENEEVHALPPTGKQALTSTVLLIVGLGAVVLLAKAISPLIEAGVASIGAPAALVGVIIAAIVLLPEGLASLRAAKANRLQTSLNLALGSALASIGLSIPAVAIVSIVNGWPLALGIDTKSMVLLVLSLMVSTLSLGNGRTTVLQGAVHLVIFATYLFMTVFP, via the coding sequence ATGAGTCAATCAACCCCAGTGCTTCCCGTGTGGACTATCGCGGCGCCGATTGTGGCGTGCTTGTTACTGGCAGGCCAAAGTTTTGGCTTGGGCGGTTTTTATTCGATTTTACAAATTGCCGGTTTGCTCGCGGCGGTGTTGGCCTCCGTGCATCACGCCGAAGTGGTCGCGCATAAAGTGGGCGAGCCGTATGGCACGTTGGTGCTGGCGGGGGCCATTACCGCGATTGAAGTTGCGCTGATTGTGACCTTGATGCTCGCCGGTGGCGAGGCGACGTCGGCCTTGGCGCGCGATACGATTTTTGCCACGGTGATGATTATTCTGAACGGGATCGTCGGCCTGTGTTTGCTGGTGGGTGGCAATCGCTACGGCGAGCAACGCTTTGGCATGTTGGGCGTGAATGCTGCGCTCTCGACGCTGGCTGCGATTGTGGTGCTGACGCTGATCTTGCCTAATTTCACCACCTCAGTGACTGGCCCGATGTACAGCGCCAGCCAGTTGGGTTTTGTCGCCGTGGTGTCGCTGATTTTGTATGGCACTTTCGTCTTTGTGCAGACGGTGCGACATCGCGATTATTTCTTGCCCGACGAAAGCGTTGAAAACGAAGAAGTTCACGCGCTGCCACCGACTGGGAAGCAAGCGCTGACCAGTACCGTGCTGCTGATCGTGGGTTTGGGTGCGGTGGTGTTGCTGGCGAAAGCGATTTCACCGTTGATTGAAGCCGGGGTGGCGAGTATTGGCGCGCCAGCGGCGCTGGTTGGGGTAATTATTGCGGCGATTGTATTGCTGCCAGAAGGTTTGGCTTCATTGCGTGCCGCCAAGGCCAATCGCCTACAAACTAGTTTGAATTTGGCTTTGGGCTCGGCGCTGGCGAGTATTGGTTTGTCGATTCCTGCGGTGGCGATTGTGTCTATCGTCAATGGCTGGCCGCTGGCGCTGGGGATCGATACCAAGTCGATGGTCTTGCTGGTGCTGTCGCTGATGGTGTCAACGCTGTCGCTGGGTAATGGCCGCACCACCGTACTGCAAGGCGCGGTGCATTTGGTGATCTTTGCGACCTATCTATTTATGACCGTTTTCCCTTAA
- a CDS encoding peptidylprolyl isomerase, translating into MVQATASHLLVSTEAQCAALKEQILAGADFAAVAKEHSSCPSSAQGGDLGSFGPGMMVPEFDKVVFSAPVGEVQGPVKTQFGYHLLIVNSRG; encoded by the coding sequence ATGGTTCAAGCTACTGCCAGCCACTTGCTCGTTAGCACCGAAGCGCAATGCGCTGCATTGAAAGAACAAATTTTGGCGGGTGCTGATTTTGCTGCCGTAGCGAAAGAGCACTCTAGCTGCCCATCTAGCGCCCAAGGCGGCGATCTGGGCTCGTTTGGCCCAGGCATGATGGTGCCAGAATTTGATAAAGTGGTTTTCAGCGCGCCAGTGGGCGAAGTGCAAGGCCCGGTAAAAACTCAATTTGGCTATCACTTGCTGATCGTTAATAGCCGTGGCTAA
- a CDS encoding competence/damage-inducible protein A, giving the protein MSLRPFYAELAITSPEVSAPNVSAQGVLRLEWLHSFSAGTAMAQFQVMIIGDEILSGRRQDQHFAVALKTLQAHGHQLAGVRYLPDTPAIIVRAFAETLRDGANVISFGGIGATPDDHTRLALATAAGVELVRHLEAAALIEAKFAEQAYPHRIHMADFPDGSSLIPNPVNQVAGAFFRQHALLPGFPSMAWPMLEWVLTTHYQDGALPHVCSVIVPDGREGELVGVMQTLVSDHPTISFSSLPSFGNARHATPHIEFSTTGEKAAAEAAMHDLKAQLDACGLLWFVGK; this is encoded by the coding sequence ATGAGTTTGCGCCCATTTTACGCAGAACTCGCCATAACGTCGCCTGAAGTATCTGCGCCTAACGTATCAGCACAAGGCGTGCTCAGGCTAGAATGGTTGCATTCCTTTTCGGCGGGCACGGCGATGGCGCAATTTCAGGTAATGATTATTGGCGATGAAATACTCAGCGGTCGGCGGCAAGATCAGCACTTCGCCGTGGCACTGAAAACCCTGCAAGCGCACGGCCATCAGCTCGCTGGCGTGCGCTATTTACCCGATACGCCTGCCATCATCGTGCGCGCATTTGCGGAAACGCTCCGCGACGGCGCGAATGTCATCTCCTTTGGTGGCATTGGCGCGACACCGGATGATCACACCCGCTTGGCACTGGCCACTGCGGCTGGGGTTGAGCTGGTGCGTCACTTGGAGGCTGCTGCGCTGATCGAGGCAAAATTCGCCGAGCAAGCCTATCCGCACCGCATCCACATGGCGGACTTTCCCGATGGCAGCAGCCTGATTCCCAATCCCGTGAATCAGGTCGCGGGCGCATTTTTCCGCCAGCATGCCTTACTGCCGGGTTTTCCAAGCATGGCTTGGCCGATGCTGGAATGGGTGTTAACGACGCACTATCAGGATGGCGCACTGCCGCATGTGTGCAGCGTGATCGTGCCCGATGGGCGCGAAGGCGAGCTGGTCGGCGTGATGCAGACCTTGGTCAGCGATCACCCCACGATCAGCTTTAGCAGCTTGCCGAGCTTCGGCAATGCGCGCCATGCCACACCGCATATCGAATTTAGCACCACCGGGGAAAAAGCCGCCGCGGAAGCGGCGATGCATGATTTGAAAGCGCAGCTCGACGCTTGCGGCTTGCTGTGGTTTGTCGGAAAATAA
- the proB gene encoding glutamate 5-kinase, which produces MTATVLPAAHRLVIKVGSSLVTNDGKGLDHAALSRWAKEIAELARQGKQVVLVSSGAIAEGVARLGWSSKPTAVHEKQAAAAVGQMGLCRAYEAAFQEYGLTCAQVLLTHEDLSDRTRYLNARSTLLTLLQLGVIPIINENDTVVTAEIKFGDNDTLGALVTNLIEGDALVILTDQTGLYTADPRSNPDATLVRFATAGDEALEAMAGGAGSSVGTGGMYTKIIAAKRAARSGAATIIACGREHDVLTRLAAGEAIGTQLTADTSPLAAKKQWIADHLQLKGRVTLDAGAVRALKKDGSSLLPIGVVAVEGEFLRGEVVSCVDGEGQEIARGLINYSSQETSRILRHPTGQIESILGYIDEAELIHRDNLVVS; this is translated from the coding sequence ATGACTGCCACTGTTTTGCCTGCCGCGCACCGCCTTGTGATTAAAGTCGGCTCTAGCCTTGTTACCAATGATGGCAAAGGCTTGGATCACGCCGCTTTATCTCGTTGGGCGAAAGAAATCGCCGAGCTGGCGCGCCAAGGCAAACAGGTGGTGCTGGTGTCCAGTGGCGCAATTGCCGAAGGCGTGGCACGCCTAGGCTGGAGCAGCAAACCCACCGCCGTGCATGAAAAACAAGCCGCTGCCGCCGTCGGGCAAATGGGCTTGTGCCGCGCTTATGAGGCGGCGTTTCAGGAATACGGCTTAACGTGCGCACAAGTACTGCTCACGCACGAAGATTTGTCCGATCGCACCCGCTATCTGAATGCCAGGTCAACGCTATTGACCTTATTGCAACTGGGCGTAATTCCCATCATCAACGAAAACGATACCGTCGTAACCGCCGAAATCAAGTTTGGCGATAACGACACGCTGGGCGCACTGGTAACCAATTTGATCGAAGGCGATGCGCTGGTCATTCTCACCGACCAAACGGGCCTCTATACCGCCGACCCACGCAGCAACCCGGATGCAACCTTGGTACGCTTTGCCACCGCCGGTGATGAAGCACTGGAAGCGATGGCAGGTGGCGCGGGCTCTAGCGTGGGTACGGGTGGCATGTACACCAAAATCATCGCGGCCAAACGCGCAGCGCGCAGCGGCGCAGCGACCATTATTGCTTGTGGGCGCGAACACGATGTGCTGACGCGATTGGCCGCCGGCGAAGCGATTGGTACCCAGCTCACCGCTGACACCAGCCCATTGGCCGCGAAAAAACAGTGGATCGCCGATCATCTGCAACTCAAAGGCCGCGTCACGCTCGACGCTGGCGCAGTACGCGCGCTGAAAAAAGATGGGTCAAGCTTATTGCCTATTGGCGTAGTCGCGGTCGAAGGCGAATTTTTGCGTGGTGAAGTAGTGAGTTGTGTCGATGGCGAAGGACAGGAAATTGCGCGTGGCCTGATTAATTACAGCTCACAAGAAACCAGCCGTATCTTGCGTCACCCTACGGGTCAGATCGAGTCGATTCTGGGCTATATCGATGAAGCTGAATTGATTCACCGCGACAACCTAGTTGTTTCCTAA
- a CDS encoding tetratricopeptide repeat protein, with product MKDPTQLAQLARAAAQRGDWIQAEQLMSGALQLAPEAAALHLNYGNILKQLGRYDEARTAYEQALYWQAGWADAHYNLGNLAVVRHDPVAAAEHYRATLDANPQHVEAHYNLASILTNQGQFAPAHQHFAKALAINPQHADAQHNLARLYRREGDLAQARAHYTMALQINPEHALAKYSLGTLDLFEGRWETGWQGYESRWPALHKPYPNTPLARWSGEAVSPQSRLLVIGEQGLGDMLQFARFLPQLRAQFAQVTVLVPEVLRQLLQHSFPTVDIVDQLSSHAPYTHHIPYMSLGAALQINEQGLAGVAYLQAEEAACQAWRKSLPAGYKVGLAWQGNPQQVDNRWRSIPFNQLAPLLALPNITWCNLQYGVSAAAPLRDDSSQWRDLADTAAYVKNLDLVVTACTSIVHLAGALGVPTILLSRCDADWRWQAERSDSPWYQSVHIVRQTLIHDWATPIAQVMELIRSDAIISKSAM from the coding sequence TTGAAAGATCCTACTCAACTGGCCCAATTGGCCCGTGCCGCAGCCCAACGCGGCGATTGGATTCAAGCCGAGCAACTGATGTCGGGGGCGCTGCAATTAGCCCCTGAAGCTGCGGCGCTCCACCTCAATTACGGCAATATCCTCAAGCAACTCGGTCGTTACGATGAAGCCCGCACGGCCTACGAGCAAGCCTTGTACTGGCAAGCTGGCTGGGCTGATGCACACTACAATTTGGGGAATCTGGCCGTCGTGCGGCATGATCCCGTCGCCGCAGCCGAACACTATCGCGCCACGCTCGACGCGAATCCGCAACATGTCGAAGCTCACTACAATCTGGCAAGTATATTGACCAATCAGGGTCAATTTGCCCCTGCCCATCAGCACTTTGCCAAAGCATTGGCGATCAATCCGCAGCATGCCGATGCCCAGCATAATCTAGCCCGCCTTTACCGGCGCGAAGGCGATTTAGCGCAAGCCAGAGCGCACTATACAATGGCGCTCCAGATCAACCCTGAGCATGCTCTGGCCAAATACAGCCTGGGCACCCTCGATTTATTTGAAGGCCGATGGGAAACAGGCTGGCAAGGGTATGAGTCGCGCTGGCCTGCGCTGCATAAACCCTACCCCAATACCCCTCTGGCACGCTGGTCAGGCGAAGCGGTCAGCCCCCAATCACGACTCTTGGTGATCGGTGAGCAAGGCTTGGGCGATATGCTGCAATTTGCGCGTTTTTTGCCGCAATTGCGTGCGCAATTTGCGCAAGTCACCGTCTTGGTCCCCGAAGTATTGCGACAACTTTTGCAGCACAGTTTTCCGACCGTCGACATTGTCGATCAATTAAGCAGTCATGCGCCCTACACCCACCATATCCCGTATATGAGTTTGGGCGCAGCGCTGCAAATCAATGAGCAAGGTTTGGCAGGAGTAGCTTATTTGCAGGCTGAAGAAGCTGCTTGCCAAGCTTGGCGCAAGTCCTTACCTGCGGGCTATAAAGTCGGTCTCGCTTGGCAAGGTAATCCGCAGCAAGTCGATAATCGCTGGCGCAGTATTCCGTTTAATCAACTCGCGCCACTATTGGCCTTGCCGAATATCACTTGGTGCAATCTGCAATATGGCGTCAGCGCCGCTGCGCCCCTACGCGACGATAGCTCGCAATGGCGCGATTTGGCCGATACGGCGGCATATGTGAAGAATTTGGATTTAGTTGTGACCGCCTGCACATCGATTGTGCATCTGGCCGGGGCGCTGGGCGTGCCGACGATCTTGCTCAGCCGTTGCGATGCGGATTGGCGCTGGCAGGCGGAGCGCAGCGATAGCCCGTGGTATCAATCAGTGCATATTGTGCGGCAAACACTGATTCATGACTGGGCTACGCCGATCGCTCAGGTAATGGAGTTGATACGCTCGGATGCGATTATTTCGAAGTCCGCAATGTAG
- a CDS encoding CNP1-like family protein, giving the protein MRAVMVITALLWSCFAAATQMGTTTTDGETDAQNAVEAAKEGGFAGLVNWFRSGKAPPEEGSYQLPPVSSLGNWVDYEFTQPKRNKTNTYQISLDGITVGSDEIIRYVMAVKPNISDVTTVVYEGIDCNSNQYRRYASTTSDKDWVLVKSRKWLDNRKDGPNAWQGYLSDAMCSLYGPHSLETIKANIKGNRTLYETATTLRTSK; this is encoded by the coding sequence ATGAGAGCGGTAATGGTGATAACTGCGTTGCTGTGGTCATGTTTTGCCGCAGCAACCCAGATGGGAACGACAACAACCGACGGGGAAACCGACGCGCAAAATGCGGTTGAAGCAGCCAAAGAGGGTGGCTTTGCAGGCTTGGTCAACTGGTTTCGCAGTGGTAAAGCGCCACCTGAAGAAGGCAGCTATCAATTGCCGCCTGTGTCATCGCTTGGCAATTGGGTTGATTATGAATTTACTCAACCCAAGCGCAACAAAACCAATACTTATCAAATTTCTCTCGACGGCATCACCGTCGGCTCGGATGAAATTATTCGTTATGTGATGGCCGTTAAGCCCAATATCAGTGATGTTACGACCGTCGTTTATGAAGGCATTGATTGCAATAGCAATCAATATCGTCGCTATGCATCGACTACGTCGGATAAAGATTGGGTGTTAGTGAAGAGTCGAAAATGGCTGGATAATCGCAAAGATGGCCCTAATGCTTGGCAAGGGTACTTATCGGATGCGATGTGTTCTTTGTATGGCCCGCACTCGCTCGAAACCATCAAAGCCAATATCAAAGGGAATCGTACTTTGTACGAGACGGCGACTACATTGCGGACTTCGAAATAA
- a CDS encoding cation diffusion facilitator family transporter: MSHTPHTHKHYPDGEQHAHPHDRPGGHNAEHDHHHDHSHHHHDHGVPTTQNRLIIALVVTFGFAFVELAGGFWSGSLALISDAGHMMTDSAALLLALIANLIGQRPANAAKSYGYARAELIGALINSLTMIALVVWIIVEAVQRLLHPEPVNGLGVMVIAVIGLLVNVISAWQLSHDHDNLNSRAALIHVLGDLLGSVAAIAAGAVIYYTGWKPIDPILSIAVSLLILRSTWALLKQSTHLLMEGVPDGVNLDQVGNDISATPGVVELHDLHVWSIGGKRNALSAHLIIKDPTEWPRLILLLSEMLEQKYHIDHVTLQPAWVSEHEGENVPMIRITH; the protein is encoded by the coding sequence GTGAGTCATACCCCGCATACCCATAAGCATTATCCCGATGGCGAACAGCACGCACATCCACACGATAGACCGGGTGGCCATAATGCTGAGCACGATCATCATCATGATCATAGCCACCATCACCACGATCACGGCGTACCGACGACACAAAATCGCCTGATTATTGCGCTGGTGGTGACATTTGGTTTTGCTTTTGTCGAATTGGCAGGCGGTTTCTGGTCGGGCTCGCTGGCGCTGATTTCCGATGCGGGGCATATGATGACCGACAGCGCGGCGCTGTTGTTGGCGCTGATTGCCAATCTGATTGGCCAGCGCCCCGCTAACGCGGCTAAATCGTACGGCTATGCGCGCGCCGAGTTGATTGGCGCGCTGATCAATAGCCTGACAATGATTGCGCTGGTGGTGTGGATTATTGTCGAAGCGGTACAGCGTTTGCTGCACCCTGAGCCGGTCAATGGTTTGGGTGTGATGGTGATTGCGGTGATCGGCCTGTTGGTCAATGTGATCTCGGCGTGGCAGCTCTCACACGATCACGACAACCTCAATAGCCGTGCGGCGCTGATTCATGTGCTGGGTGATTTGCTTGGCTCGGTCGCTGCGATTGCGGCGGGCGCGGTGATTTACTACACCGGCTGGAAGCCAATTGACCCGATCTTGTCGATTGCGGTTTCGCTGCTGATCTTGCGCTCGACTTGGGCGCTGCTTAAGCAATCGACGCATCTATTGATGGAAGGCGTGCCCGATGGTGTGAATCTGGATCAGGTTGGCAACGATATTTCGGCTACGCCCGGTGTGGTGGAGCTACACGATTTGCACGTATGGAGCATCGGCGGCAAACGCAATGCCTTGTCGGCGCATCTGATTATTAAAGATCCCACCGAATGGCCACGGCTGATTTTGCTGCTCAGTGAGATGCTGGAGCAGAAATACCATATCGACCACGTGACCTTGCAGCCGGCGTGGGTTAGCGAGCATGAAGGTGAAAATGTGCCAATGATACGGATCACCCATTGA
- a CDS encoding ATP-binding protein, with the protein MKSWRINRWRHWLGESLLSRLTVLILLATIVSWLVFSVVLLYEARKETTELLDKQLSAYTQMLWQNLGDEDDLSAAPVEKDHHHVRLAFTLYHSDGSLQASNLLPSFPRQASNAPDLRVINLHGQDWRICIRQNKDRQLIVGEPLGNHRKIANEMAEHLLETAMLALLVLLPLLLWAIHRGLKPLQIVDRELAKRAPNNLEPLDLNVPSEIAPLRDRLNTLFEQVEATLARERRFTADAAHELRTPLAGLRVQLELAQSSPRTETRQKALGRAIEGVDRTTHLVAQLLEMSRLEHGEAPTFSAIHLPDLAGQALREAGIACEAPRLNVSDPIPIVGHALLLNLLLRNLLDNARRYAGSEAVVGIEIKGTQLTVFDHGPGVSEETLARMGERFFRPAGQSQPGAGLGLSIVRRIAQLHGAELHFANRPEGGFLVGIQFKAIEGKVL; encoded by the coding sequence ATGAAAAGCTGGAGAATCAATCGTTGGCGACATTGGTTGGGCGAGTCGCTGCTGTCGCGGCTAACGGTGCTGATTTTGCTGGCGACCATCGTCTCGTGGCTGGTCTTCAGCGTGGTGCTGCTGTACGAGGCGCGCAAAGAAACCACTGAGCTGCTCGATAAACAGCTCTCGGCGTACACGCAGATGCTGTGGCAAAACTTGGGCGACGAAGATGACCTCAGCGCCGCGCCAGTGGAAAAAGATCATCACCATGTGCGCCTCGCGTTTACGCTGTATCACAGCGATGGCTCGCTGCAAGCGAGTAATCTCCTGCCCTCGTTCCCACGCCAAGCGAGTAATGCGCCGGATTTACGCGTGATCAATCTGCACGGGCAAGATTGGCGTATTTGCATTCGACAAAATAAAGATCGGCAATTAATCGTGGGCGAGCCTTTGGGCAACCATCGCAAAATCGCCAATGAAATGGCCGAGCATTTGCTGGAAACGGCCATGCTGGCTTTGCTGGTGTTGCTGCCCTTGCTGTTGTGGGCGATTCATCGCGGCCTCAAGCCCTTGCAAATCGTTGATCGGGAGTTGGCAAAACGGGCGCCCAATAATCTGGAGCCGCTCGATTTGAATGTCCCGAGCGAGATCGCGCCGCTGCGCGACCGACTCAATACTTTGTTTGAACAAGTCGAAGCCACGTTAGCGCGCGAGCGACGTTTTACCGCCGATGCCGCGCATGAGCTGCGCACCCCCTTGGCGGGCTTGCGTGTGCAGCTGGAATTGGCGCAAAGTAGCCCGCGGACGGAAACGCGGCAAAAAGCCTTGGGGCGCGCGATTGAAGGCGTGGATAGAACGACGCATCTGGTGGCGCAATTGCTGGAAATGTCGCGACTGGAACACGGTGAAGCGCCTACATTCAGCGCCATTCATCTGCCAGATCTGGCTGGGCAAGCCTTGCGTGAGGCAGGTATTGCTTGTGAAGCCCCGCGTTTAAATGTGTCTGATCCAATACCTATCGTAGGTCATGCGCTGCTTTTGAATTTACTCCTGCGCAACTTGCTGGATAATGCCCGCCGCTATGCGGGTAGCGAGGCCGTGGTTGGTATCGAAATCAAGGGCACACAGCTGACCGTGTTTGATCATGGCCCTGGCGTGAGCGAAGAAACGTTGGCGCGCATGGGCGAGCGTTTTTTCCGGCCCGCTGGGCAAAGTCAGCCCGGCGCGGGTTTAGGTTTATCCATTGTGCGGCGAATTGCCCAGCTGCATGGGGCAGAACTCCATTTTGCCAATCGGCCAGAAGGTGGCTTTTTGGTGGGTATTCAATTTAAAGCAATAGAAGGAAAGGTTTTGTGA
- a CDS encoding response regulator transcription factor: MRLLLVEDDLLLGEGVQDGLVDAGFAVDWLQDGEAARTALSASNDFDLIVLDIALPRLNGLQLLAWLRGLQRDIPVLLLTARDGIDDRIVGLNAGADDYLVKPFALGELVARIHALLRRAQGRSGNDLVWRDLRLDPAKQIATLKGEPLVLTAMEFRLLHVLLANSPNYLSRTQLDDKMYGWGGEVESNTLDVHLSHLRKKLGSDAIQNMRGLGWRMGDATP, from the coding sequence ATGCGCTTATTGCTGGTTGAAGATGATTTACTCCTCGGCGAGGGCGTGCAAGACGGCCTCGTCGATGCTGGTTTTGCGGTCGATTGGCTGCAAGACGGCGAAGCCGCGCGTACTGCGCTTTCAGCCAGCAATGATTTTGATTTGATCGTGCTCGATATTGCGTTGCCGCGTCTTAATGGCCTGCAATTGCTCGCGTGGCTGCGTGGTTTGCAGCGCGATATTCCTGTGTTACTGCTCACCGCGCGCGATGGTATTGACGACCGAATTGTCGGTCTGAACGCCGGGGCCGATGATTATCTGGTCAAACCCTTTGCGCTTGGCGAATTAGTCGCGCGCATTCATGCTTTGCTGCGCCGAGCGCAAGGCCGCAGTGGCAATGATCTGGTCTGGCGCGATTTACGGCTCGATCCCGCCAAACAAATTGCCACGCTAAAAGGCGAGCCGCTGGTGCTGACGGCGATGGAGTTTCGTCTGCTGCATGTGTTGTTGGCGAATTCACCCAATTATCTATCGCGCACTCAGCTCGACGACAAAATGTACGGTTGGGGTGGAGAGGTGGAAAGTAATACGCTGGACGTGCATTTATCGCATTTGCGCAAAAAACTCGGCAGCGACGCGATACAGAATATGCGTGGCCTCGGTTGGCGCATGGGCGATGCTACGCCATGA
- a CDS encoding cytochrome b/b6 domain-containing protein encodes MNKIKVWDPVVRIVHWCLAAAVLINFLNEGGETWHRWEGYAAVGLVVTRLLWGFVGSHYARFSEWFPTPRRLIPYVKGMLRGDHPRYLGHNPAGAVMMLFLLVMVLGMGTTGYLMGTDAFFGEEWLEELHEIMAYTMLGGVGLHVLAAIVESRRHKENLPAAMIHGYKRVDSAVIDVIDVNEKPVEQH; translated from the coding sequence ATGAATAAGATCAAAGTATGGGACCCTGTCGTTCGCATAGTGCACTGGTGTCTGGCTGCGGCCGTGTTGATTAATTTTCTGAATGAAGGCGGCGAGACTTGGCATCGCTGGGAAGGCTATGCCGCGGTAGGTTTGGTGGTCACTCGCTTGCTGTGGGGTTTTGTCGGCAGCCATTACGCACGGTTTAGCGAATGGTTTCCTACGCCACGTCGTTTGATCCCGTATGTGAAAGGAATGCTGCGCGGTGATCATCCGCGATATTTAGGGCATAACCCCGCTGGCGCGGTGATGATGTTGTTCCTGTTGGTGATGGTGCTGGGCATGGGGACAACGGGCTACTTGATGGGCACGGATGCCTTTTTTGGTGAAGAATGGCTGGAAGAGTTGCATGAAATCATGGCGTATACCATGTTGGGTGGCGTAGGCTTGCACGTGTTGGCGGCGATTGTGGAAAGCCGTCGGCACAAAGAAAACCTGCCTGCCGCGATGATTCATGGCTATAAACGGGTCGATTCTGCGGTGATTGATGTGATCGATGTGAACGAAAAGCCTGTGGAACAACATTAA